The window GTTGTTAAAGATATATGCAGAGAAAACCTACGAAGATTATTATGACTGGTTTGAAAAATAAATGAAGATAGATAATGAACAATTGAATAAGCCAACAGCAACTATATTTACTAGTGTTGCTGTTGGCTTATTTTTTTAATGTAGTGATTGTTACGTTAAGGAATCTTCTGATTCTAAGTGACTATAATTTACTCCTTCAGAAAATCCTTTTCTATATATATTTATGTGTACATATTCAGCAAGTTGAAATTTAATTTTTTTAAGAATCTTTTTATTAGTTTCAGTTGGATGTTCTAGTACTTTAGTTTCAGCAAAGTTAATTTTTGTCTCATAAGCAGATATTCTTCATCTTCTTGTATAAAGTGAGATAAATAGTCAAGATAACTTTCTTTAAAAATTTGTTGTAATTCTTTTTCTAATGTCATTGTCGTTCCTCCTATATATTTATTTGAACAATCCATGTCTATGCGAACAACACTCTGGGAATATTATACTATATCATGTTCATATAGACAACAAAAATAGGGTCAATGGAGGAAACTTAATGTTGGAAGATACTCATGATAGAAAAGTGGAAATACTGATTAATAATTTATTGGCAGAACGTAAGATGTCTTTGAGAGAACTTGCACGTTTGTCAGGAATTGAGCCATCTAATTTAAGTAATCTTGCAAATGGTAAAAGAGAACGAATTTATTTGGAGCATATTGAAAGAATTGCGGATGCGCTGGAGATTGATGATATATCAAAGATTCTAAGACTTAAGTAGTTAGTATCGATAATTCGTACTATTTTTATTGATTAAATTATAATTAAATAGGTTTGATTAGGAGGAATATATGGTAGATTTAAAATTTGAAAAACTAACACCCGATAAAGATGTAGATATTTCTTCATACGAAGAAGCTTTAAATTTTTCTTTTTCTAATGAAGATGTAACAAATGTTGCTTTGACGGGTTCATATGGTGTAGGTAAAAGTTCAATAATTGAAACGTATGAAAATAAGCATCCTGAAAATAATTATTTGCATATTCTCTTTCACATTTTATTGACGTCATTTTTTGCTTAAAAAGCGTAATTCTTTACGATTTATTTGACATGTCAAAAGATTAAAGCACATTAAATAGCTATTTTTATAAATAGGCTCGGAATATCACACCATTTAAAAAGGTAGTTGACAATACTATATTGCAAGCGTTGTGTATTGTCAGCGCAAAGTATAGCCTATGTTTACTTTTCTCAATTTTCCTATTTCGTTTCTCTACTGTTCTTCCATATTGACAATCTCCATATATTAATTTTATATGCTGAGAAATAAAATATTTATCAATTTTTTACAATATGTAGATATTTTTTGATATACTGGTTTTATAATGAATTAAAAAGATCTATATTAGAGATGATTGAAGGAGGAATCTATGGTGAAAATTGCTTCGAATATTGACGTAGCTAATAAAGCAGTTGCAGGAGTAAA is drawn from Carnobacterium gallinarum DSM 4847 and contains these coding sequences:
- a CDS encoding helix-turn-helix domain-containing protein, with the translated sequence MLEDTHDRKVEILINNLLAERKMSLRELARLSGIEPSNLSNLANGKRERIYLEHIERIADALEIDDISKILRLK